A portion of the Dermacentor silvarum isolate Dsil-2018 unplaced genomic scaffold, BIME_Dsil_1.4 Seq738, whole genome shotgun sequence genome contains these proteins:
- the LOC125941968 gene encoding uncharacterized protein LOC125941968, whose product MFYLGIEAGHGEEGRAASPRLELPAPPSPCPARAPAGESATGTSPLETPQRESSEEMMSVLLRVLRVQLEVRQQNRDVLHELQQLRHEVRVVSERLDEIEPLDRTRAVSQPALSTVPPVLPRLPANNIEELEAAEAAVQDEAVAATLRKHLLQIGGKSLREVASNAMKAVMAHPVQVLYSLHGRKGKRAFINLKLCRIVTDVICAKGGGRPDRSSGLH is encoded by the exons ATGTTCTATTTAGGCATTGAAGCTGGCCATGGTGAAGAGGGGCGTGCTGCTTCACCTCGACTGGAGCTACCTGCACCCC CTTCACCATGCCCTGCAAGGGCACCAGCAGGAGAAAGCGCCACCGGCACATCCCCTTTGGAGACACCACAAAGGGAAAGTTCCGAGGAGATGATGT cggtgctgctgcgggtgctgcgggtgcagctggaggtgcggcagcagaacagggacgtcttgcatgagctccagcagctgaggcatgaggTACGGGTCGTGTCCGAGAGGCTGGATGAAATTGAGCCTCTCGACaggacccgtgcagtgtctcagcctgccctgtcgacggtgcctccagttcttcctcggctacctgccaacaatattgaagaattggaggcagcagaggcagccgtgcaggatgaggctgtggctgccaccttg cgcaagcacctcctgcaaataggagggaagtcgctgcgcgaggtggcatcgaatgccatgaaggctgtaatggcacaccccgtccaagtgctttacagccttcatggcaggaaggggaagagggctttCATAAAtctgaagttatgccggatagtcacag atgtcatctgtgcaaaaggggggggccgacctgacagaagctcagggcttcattaa